In Lactococcus garvieae subsp. garvieae, the following proteins share a genomic window:
- a CDS encoding Veg family protein produces MDNQNQSQEVGKIVDIRKQVEEHVGQTIEITSQFGRKRENRHKVNLIETYATHFVIENIPARGPKTTESYQYADILTQTILIHYPNK; encoded by the coding sequence ATGGATAACCAAAATCAAAGCCAAGAAGTAGGAAAAATTGTAGATATCAGAAAACAAGTTGAAGAACATGTTGGTCAAACCATTGAAATTACATCACAATTTGGACGTAAACGTGAAAATCGTCATAAAGTCAACTTGATTGAGACTTATGCCACACACTTTGTGATTGAAAATATTCCAGCACGTGGCCCAAAAACAACAGAGTCTTATCAATATGCTGACATTTTGACTCAAACAATTTTGATTCACTATCCAAATAAATAA